In a genomic window of Acidimicrobiales bacterium:
- a CDS encoding DUF721 domain-containing protein has product MTWRPLPHPPGEDRPHELARSLDQVARGIGAPPVEALSVVFSRWEDVVGTAVAAHSRPISLRQSTLVVSVDHPAWATQLRYLGSSILSRITEAVGHEVATRLEVRVGSQ; this is encoded by the coding sequence ATGACGTGGCGCCCACTTCCACACCCCCCAGGCGAGGACCGTCCCCACGAGCTGGCCCGGTCGCTCGACCAGGTCGCTCGGGGCATCGGTGCCCCGCCGGTCGAGGCGCTCTCGGTCGTCTTCTCCCGGTGGGAGGACGTCGTGGGAACGGCGGTGGCGGCCCACTCCCGTCCCATTTCGCTGCGCCAGTCGACCCTGGTGGTCTCGGTGGACCACCCCGCCTGGGCCACCCAGCTGAGGTATCTGGGGTCTTCGATACTGAGCCGGATCACCGAGGCCGTGGGGCACGAGGTGGCCACCCGCCTGGAGGTGCGGGTGGGGTCCCAGTGA
- the dnaN gene encoding DNA polymerase III subunit beta — protein MKLRCERDVLVEALTTAGRAASSRGGATQVLSGVRLEVLGDRLHVAGSDLDLTIEVELTAAGGEDGACVLPARLVADIVRALEPGAVTLEAEDEEARIVAGRSQFAVRTFPIGDFPRLPRVGGEGVVIPAGDFSEALRQVVRAASSDDARPMLTGVLMSAEEGGLRLVATDSYRLAVRDLPGATVLSEGQHVLVPARALGELQRLLSGGVAGGADRSVTLYVGEFEASFETGPVRLTTRLIEGEFPNYRQLLPATYPNRLSVDKETLLDAVRRVKLLVKDATTPVRVALRPDGMDLRVVTQEVGQASEDVDAKYEGGPDLTIAFNPSYLMDGVEAIIGSEIILETIDSTKPATVRSTENDNYRYLLMPVRVS, from the coding sequence GTGAAGCTTCGTTGCGAACGCGACGTGCTCGTGGAGGCACTCACGACGGCTGGTCGGGCAGCGAGCAGTCGGGGAGGAGCCACCCAGGTGCTGTCGGGGGTTCGGCTCGAGGTGCTCGGCGATCGGCTGCACGTTGCTGGCAGTGATCTGGATCTCACCATCGAGGTCGAGCTGACTGCAGCGGGCGGCGAGGACGGAGCGTGTGTCCTGCCGGCCCGATTGGTGGCAGACATCGTTCGGGCCTTGGAGCCAGGCGCGGTGACCCTCGAGGCCGAGGACGAAGAGGCGCGCATCGTTGCGGGACGATCGCAGTTCGCGGTGCGTACGTTCCCGATCGGTGATTTTCCTCGGTTGCCTCGAGTCGGTGGCGAGGGTGTCGTCATTCCTGCCGGTGATTTCAGCGAGGCGTTGCGACAGGTCGTGCGGGCTGCGTCAAGTGACGACGCACGACCGATGCTCACGGGCGTGCTGATGTCTGCCGAGGAGGGCGGACTCCGTCTCGTGGCGACTGACTCGTACCGATTGGCGGTGCGGGATCTGCCCGGAGCTACCGTGCTGTCGGAAGGACAACATGTCCTGGTGCCGGCGCGTGCCCTTGGAGAGCTTCAGCGTCTCTTGTCGGGGGGGGTGGCGGGTGGAGCAGATCGCTCGGTCACGCTGTACGTGGGAGAGTTCGAGGCCAGCTTCGAGACCGGTCCCGTTCGACTGACAACTCGTCTCATCGAAGGCGAGTTTCCCAACTACCGCCAACTCCTCCCGGCCACGTACCCCAACCGCCTATCGGTCGACAAAGAGACCCTGCTCGATGCGGTCCGCAGGGTGAAGCTGTTGGTGAAGGATGCCACCACTCCGGTGCGCGTCGCCCTTCGACCTGACGGCATGGATCTCCGGGTGGTGACACAGGAGGTGGGTCAGGCCAGCGAAGACGTGGATGCCAAGTACGAGGGCGGACCCGACCTCACGATCGCCTTCAACCCCAGCTATCTGATGGACGGGGTCGAGGCCATCATCGGTTCCGAGATCATCCTGGAGACCATCGACTCGACCAAGCCGGCGACGGTTCGCAGCACCGAGAACGACAACTATCGCTACCTGCTCATGCCTGTCAGGGTCTCTTAG
- a CDS encoding DNA replication/repair protein RecF has translation MRINRLWLTDFRSFAGVEVVPATDGLTLVLGENGVGKTNLLEAVGYLATMGSFRGAPHEALVRTGSLRAAVRAEVEREQRQLLIEVDIPVSGRERAQVNRQPLRRARDLLGALRVSVFSPDDLVLVKGGPGERRRFLDDALVALHPRHDGLRSDLERALRQRASLLKQGGLQPDSGTLAALDVWDAKLAEIGEAVAAARAQLSLELEPEVAKSYGRLAGEDGVVALTYRRSWEGDLAEALGRVRNEDLRRGTTSVGPHRDDLILELCGLPARSHASQGEQRTLALALRLAVHGIVTEAVGSPPVLLLDDVFSELDAARSAAVVAHLPGAQALLTTVSSPPPGVTPARVLRVSPGVVSS, from the coding sequence ATGCGGATCAACCGTCTCTGGCTTACCGACTTTCGTAGTTTCGCGGGCGTCGAGGTGGTCCCTGCGACCGACGGTCTGACCTTGGTGTTGGGCGAGAACGGCGTCGGAAAGACCAATCTCCTCGAAGCAGTGGGCTATCTGGCGACGATGGGCTCGTTTCGAGGTGCGCCCCACGAGGCGTTGGTGCGGACGGGATCTCTGCGGGCGGCGGTTCGCGCCGAGGTCGAGCGCGAGCAACGACAGTTGCTGATCGAGGTGGACATACCCGTTTCGGGGCGAGAACGCGCCCAGGTCAACCGGCAACCACTACGCCGAGCGAGGGACCTCCTCGGAGCATTGCGGGTCAGCGTGTTCTCACCTGACGATCTGGTTCTGGTGAAGGGTGGGCCGGGCGAACGCCGACGATTCCTGGATGATGCGCTGGTGGCTCTCCATCCTCGCCACGACGGATTACGCAGCGATCTGGAGCGGGCGTTGCGTCAGCGTGCCAGCTTGCTCAAGCAGGGAGGGCTGCAGCCCGACAGCGGCACGCTCGCGGCGCTCGACGTATGGGACGCCAAGTTGGCTGAGATCGGCGAGGCCGTGGCTGCGGCCCGCGCCCAGCTGAGCCTCGAGCTGGAGCCCGAGGTGGCCAAGTCGTACGGCCGGCTGGCGGGCGAAGACGGCGTGGTGGCCCTGACGTACCGAAGGTCCTGGGAGGGCGACCTCGCGGAGGCGCTCGGTCGGGTGAGGAACGAGGATCTGCGGCGGGGCACCACGAGCGTCGGGCCCCATCGTGATGACCTGATCCTGGAGCTATGCGGTCTTCCCGCTCGCTCGCATGCCTCACAGGGCGAGCAGCGGACGCTCGCTCTGGCGCTCCGCCTGGCCGTGCACGGCATCGTCACCGAGGCGGTAGGGAGTCCCCCGGTGCTGCTCCTCGACGACGTCTTCTCCGAGCTGGATGCGGCCCGCAGCGCTGCGGTCGTGGCCCATCTACCGGGGGCTCAGGCCCTGCTGACCACCGTTTCGTCGCCCCCACCGGGCGTGACGCCAGCCCGCGTCCTACGCGTTTCACCGGGTGTGGTCAGCTCATGA
- the dnaA gene encoding chromosomal replication initiator protein DnaA — protein MTEAQHLWTQCSAMLRAQVSDATWRTWFEAVHPVGVEDGTLVLAVPSALAKERIEGRYLGLVRDIMSDATGNELPVRFDVRTEHRSRDDLSHLGIPTTPGWQDPAVRDPTMPDPTLNSAQAVPPKAVQIKETPLDLRYTFDVFVTGASNRFAHAAALSVAETPAKSYNPLFIHGNAGLGKTHLLHAIGNYVRENFPTRHVRYVSTETFMNEFVDAIRTNTTTSFKRRYRECDVLLVDDIQFMENKEGLQEEFFHTFNSLYGATKQIVITSDRPPRSIATLEDRLRSRFLSGLVTDVQPPELETRLAILREKAEGEQASMPDEVLEFIATNVTDNIRELEGALIRVAAFASLNDQQVDLELAQRVLADIVNTREPRRITPRLILESTATTFGFSVEELCGTSRRRPLVTARQIGMYVFRELTDFSYPAIAREFGGRDHTTVIHAVEKVSALMKERRQIYDQVTELLHLIKSGG, from the coding sequence GTGACGGAAGCCCAACACCTGTGGACGCAGTGCTCCGCCATGCTTCGCGCCCAGGTGTCCGACGCCACCTGGCGGACCTGGTTCGAGGCCGTCCATCCGGTGGGCGTCGAGGACGGCACGCTCGTCCTCGCCGTCCCCAGCGCCCTGGCCAAGGAGCGGATCGAGGGGCGCTACCTCGGCCTGGTGCGAGACATCATGTCCGACGCCACTGGAAACGAGCTCCCCGTCCGCTTCGACGTCCGCACCGAGCACCGGTCACGCGACGACCTCTCTCACCTGGGCATACCCACGACCCCGGGCTGGCAGGACCCCGCCGTGCGAGACCCCACGATGCCGGACCCGACCCTTAACTCGGCCCAAGCGGTGCCACCCAAGGCCGTTCAGATCAAAGAGACCCCTCTCGACCTTCGTTACACGTTCGACGTTTTCGTGACCGGCGCTTCCAATCGATTCGCCCACGCCGCTGCGCTCTCGGTGGCGGAGACTCCCGCCAAGTCCTACAACCCCCTGTTCATCCACGGCAACGCTGGTTTGGGAAAGACCCACCTGCTGCATGCCATCGGTAACTACGTCAGGGAGAACTTCCCCACGCGCCATGTTCGCTACGTCTCCACAGAGACCTTCATGAACGAGTTCGTCGATGCCATCCGGACCAACACGACGACATCGTTCAAGCGTCGTTACCGGGAGTGCGACGTCCTCCTCGTCGACGACATCCAGTTCATGGAGAACAAAGAAGGCCTCCAGGAAGAGTTCTTCCACACGTTCAACTCCCTGTACGGCGCGACGAAACAGATCGTCATCACGTCGGACCGGCCGCCCCGATCGATCGCCACTCTGGAGGACCGCCTCCGCAGTCGCTTCCTTTCCGGCCTGGTCACAGACGTGCAACCACCAGAGCTCGAGACCCGCCTTGCCATCCTGCGAGAGAAAGCCGAAGGTGAACAGGCATCGATGCCGGACGAAGTACTCGAGTTCATCGCCACCAATGTCACCGACAACATCCGAGAGCTCGAGGGCGCCCTCATACGGGTTGCCGCTTTTGCCAGTCTCAATGACCAACAGGTGGATCTGGAGTTGGCCCAGCGAGTCCTCGCCGACATCGTGAACACCCGCGAGCCCCGGCGAATCACCCCTCGGTTGATCCTCGAATCAACCGCCACGACCTTCGGCTTCAGCGTCGAGGAGCTCTGTGGCACCAGCCGCCGCCGCCCACTGGTAACGGCCCGGCAGATCGGCATGTACGTGTTCCGCGAGCTCACCGATTTCAGCTATCCAGCCATCGCCCGCGAGTTCGGCGGCCGAGACCACACCACTGTCATTCACGCCGTGGAGAAAGTCTCGGCCCTCATGAAGGAACGTCGCCAGATCTACGACCAGGTCACCGAGCTCCTCCACCTGATCAAGAGCGGTGGATGA